One genomic window of Haloarchaeobius salinus includes the following:
- a CDS encoding HD domain-containing protein, whose product MSDTEDGQSAGRIYRPGEPHAFPDDRLNDVLDFVENDPEITTYLEAQNVNAVDRKGYNDHGSKHISIVRHRALCLYDLLKQAGIEFNGASQQGLEEADEPVIIALAATLHDIGHVVHRDSHSYYSIPLAADELDRILPEFYTKPDAVRVKGEVLHAILCHHTEEQPLTREAGVVRIADALDMERGRSRIPYKKGGRGIDTLSSQAIRNVSLQTGDDYPVLVEIEMTSAAGVYQVDNLLKAKLRDSMLEEQVRIVAVQADETDELVERIEL is encoded by the coding sequence ATGAGTGACACCGAAGACGGCCAGTCTGCGGGCCGTATCTACCGCCCCGGCGAGCCCCACGCCTTCCCCGATGACCGACTGAACGACGTGCTCGACTTCGTCGAGAACGACCCCGAGATCACGACCTACCTCGAGGCCCAGAACGTCAACGCCGTCGACCGGAAGGGGTACAACGACCACGGCTCGAAGCACATCTCCATCGTCCGCCACCGGGCGCTCTGTCTCTACGACCTGCTCAAGCAGGCGGGCATCGAGTTCAACGGCGCGAGCCAGCAGGGCCTCGAGGAAGCCGACGAACCGGTCATCATCGCACTCGCGGCGACGCTGCACGACATCGGCCACGTCGTCCACCGCGACTCGCACTCCTACTACTCCATCCCGCTGGCGGCCGACGAGCTGGACCGCATCCTCCCCGAGTTCTACACGAAACCCGACGCCGTACGCGTGAAGGGCGAGGTGCTGCACGCCATCCTCTGCCACCACACCGAGGAACAGCCCCTGACCCGCGAGGCGGGCGTCGTCCGCATCGCCGACGCGCTCGACATGGAGCGCGGTCGCTCGCGTATCCCGTACAAGAAGGGCGGACGCGGCATCGACACCCTCTCCAGTCAGGCCATCCGGAACGTCTCGCTGCAGACCGGCGACGACTACCCCGTGCTCGTCGAGATCGAGATGACGAGCGCGGCCGGCGTCTACCAGGTCGACAACCTACTGAAGGCGAAGCTCCGCGACTCGATGCTCGAGGAACAGGTCCGCATCGTCGCCGTCCAGGCCGACGAGACCGACGAGCTCGTCGAGCGCATCGAACTCTGA
- a CDS encoding DUF7288 family protein, with amino-acid sequence MNDDRSQAYTLEGFIGSILLLTAILFAFQSVVILPTTSGSVSLDIQEQLRTSANDIMVISADNGDLSCQVRYWNESGEEYFAGARSADQGYGVDPPPNVTACDADGTQFGDMLNETFGEQEQEYSIIVSYRNNSTTEEVTMVSRGSPNAPAVTATYTVTLYDDQHILGPNCHPCDSNLSEAHENWDYPIPEADEFEDSPIYNVVVIRVVIW; translated from the coding sequence ATGAACGACGACAGGTCACAGGCGTACACGCTCGAGGGGTTCATCGGGTCGATACTGCTACTGACGGCCATCCTCTTCGCGTTCCAGTCGGTCGTCATCCTCCCGACGACGTCGGGCTCCGTGAGCCTCGACATCCAGGAGCAGCTCCGTACGTCCGCCAACGACATCATGGTCATCAGCGCGGACAACGGCGACCTCTCCTGCCAGGTCCGGTACTGGAACGAATCGGGCGAGGAATACTTCGCCGGCGCTCGCTCCGCGGACCAGGGCTACGGCGTGGACCCGCCACCGAACGTCACCGCGTGTGACGCCGACGGGACGCAGTTCGGCGACATGCTGAACGAGACCTTCGGCGAACAGGAGCAGGAGTACAGCATCATCGTCTCCTACCGGAACAACAGTACCACGGAGGAGGTGACGATGGTCAGCCGCGGCTCGCCCAACGCGCCGGCGGTGACCGCGACGTACACGGTGACGCTCTACGACGATCAGCACATCCTCGGACCGAACTGTCACCCCTGCGATTCGAATCTCAGCGAAGCGCACGAGAACTGGGACTACCCGATCCCGGAAGCCGACGAGTTCGAGGACAGTCCCATCTACAACGTGGTCGTCATCCGGGTGGTGATATGGTAG
- a CDS encoding type II secretion system F family protein — MSLQTRTDTGESSGFDASTDSLGDMFYPLYERLFDENSDFVADVETKLAQARMADTVEMYLSRSLGIGVLSGAALWTLGTAIGYLLFMTGIVPTDNILGASIPNATLVDIINAIKVPALVIVTGLFLGSIGFAMGFGALVAVPYSRASARKREINMLLTDAVSFMYALSVGGLNQLEILEAMAKAEDTYGEVAKEFQSIVQETEYFDTDYRTAIRNQAMETPSDEVAQFLTDMLSIVNSGGDMENFLKDKKDKHMRTAKQQQEMTLETLELFGEMYMTLSLFPLLLIIILVIMRMLGEADPMMLYATVYGLIPMTGAGFLVLVSTVKQDEPGDGYLDPADADDRLSVQQGAGLLNLGLVEEYTGEFAMFDRIKNKEGTYETMQVLKAPHIFFRDNPLYTLALTIPLVLVITVVAMVSGAVPTSWDGMIDQPVWGTFMYIYMPTYIVVLPLAVFREWNVRSRSVITNSISDNLRKLSSANDTGQTLLESLRTVSETTSGKMATEFETMHAKVNYGMSLKHALVEFNNKYHIPRMARTVKLISKAQEASSQITDVLTTAAQASENQDDIERERKSRTRMQVVIILMTYLTLLAVMAILKTQFLDVLTGLNDASGSGGGTSGGPSLGGAVNTGRLSLLFFHAVTMQALLSGLIAGYIRDADILSGLKFVLVLMTIALVVWAAVA; from the coding sequence ATGAGCCTCCAGACCCGCACCGACACCGGTGAGAGCAGCGGGTTCGACGCCTCCACGGACTCGCTCGGGGACATGTTCTACCCGCTGTACGAGCGGCTGTTCGACGAGAACTCCGACTTCGTGGCGGACGTCGAGACGAAGCTCGCGCAGGCCCGGATGGCCGACACCGTCGAGATGTACCTCTCCCGGTCGCTCGGTATCGGGGTGCTCTCGGGGGCGGCGCTGTGGACGCTCGGGACCGCCATCGGGTACCTGCTGTTCATGACGGGTATCGTGCCGACGGACAACATCCTCGGGGCGAGCATTCCGAACGCGACACTCGTCGACATCATCAACGCCATCAAGGTACCGGCGCTCGTCATCGTGACGGGGCTGTTCCTCGGCTCCATCGGGTTCGCGATGGGGTTCGGTGCCCTCGTCGCGGTGCCGTACTCGCGGGCGTCGGCGCGGAAACGCGAGATAAACATGCTGCTGACGGACGCGGTGTCGTTCATGTACGCGCTCTCCGTCGGCGGCCTGAACCAGCTCGAGATCCTCGAGGCGATGGCGAAGGCCGAGGACACCTACGGCGAGGTGGCCAAGGAGTTCCAGTCCATCGTGCAGGAGACCGAGTACTTCGATACGGACTACCGGACGGCGATCCGCAATCAGGCGATGGAGACGCCGAGCGACGAGGTGGCGCAGTTCCTCACCGACATGCTCTCCATCGTCAACTCCGGCGGTGACATGGAGAACTTCCTGAAGGACAAGAAGGACAAGCACATGCGGACCGCCAAGCAGCAACAGGAGATGACCCTGGAGACGCTGGAGCTGTTCGGCGAGATGTACATGACGCTCTCGCTGTTCCCGCTCCTGCTCATCATCATCCTGGTCATCATGCGGATGCTGGGCGAGGCGGACCCGATGATGCTGTACGCGACGGTGTACGGACTCATCCCGATGACGGGCGCGGGCTTCCTCGTGCTCGTCTCGACGGTCAAGCAGGACGAGCCCGGCGATGGCTACCTCGACCCGGCCGACGCCGACGACCGGCTCTCGGTCCAGCAGGGTGCTGGTCTGCTGAACCTCGGCCTCGTCGAGGAGTACACGGGAGAGTTCGCGATGTTCGACCGCATCAAGAACAAGGAGGGGACCTACGAGACGATGCAGGTGCTCAAGGCCCCGCACATCTTCTTCCGGGACAACCCGCTGTACACGCTGGCGCTGACGATTCCGCTGGTACTCGTCATCACGGTCGTCGCGATGGTCTCGGGTGCGGTCCCGACATCCTGGGACGGGATGATCGACCAGCCGGTCTGGGGGACGTTCATGTACATCTACATGCCGACCTACATCGTCGTCCTGCCGCTGGCGGTGTTCCGCGAGTGGAACGTCCGGTCGCGGAGCGTCATCACGAACAGCATCTCCGACAACCTGCGGAAGCTGTCGAGTGCGAACGACACCGGACAGACCCTGCTCGAATCGCTCCGGACCGTCTCCGAGACGACGAGCGGGAAGATGGCGACGGAGTTCGAGACGATGCACGCGAAGGTCAACTACGGGATGAGCCTCAAGCACGCCCTCGTCGAGTTCAACAACAAGTACCACATCCCGCGGATGGCGCGGACGGTGAAGCTCATCTCGAAGGCACAGGAGGCCTCCAGCCAGATCACGGACGTGCTGACGACGGCCGCACAGGCGTCGGAGAACCAGGACGACATCGAGCGCGAGCGCAAGTCACGCACCCGGATGCAGGTCGTCATCATCCTGATGACGTACCTCACCCTGCTCGCGGTCATGGCCATCCTGAAGACGCAGTTCCTCGACGTGCTGACCGGGCTGAACGACGCCAGCGGCAGTGGCGGTGGAACCTCCGGTGGGCCCAGCCTCGGTGGCGCGGTCAACACCGGCCGGCTCTCGCTGCTGTTCTTCCACGCAGTGACGATGCAGGCCCTGCTGTCCGGGCTCATCGCGGGCTACATCCGCGATGCCGACATCCTGAGCGGGCTGAAGTTCGTCCTCGTGCTGATGACGATCGCACTCGTCGTGTGGGCGGCGGTGGCATGA
- the tatA gene encoding twin-arginine translocase TatA/TatE family subunit codes for MALATTPLFVGGLGAPEVVLIFLVVVLLFGANKIPKIARSTGEAMGEFQKGREEVEQELEEIRDGASVDAGSSSSGSSSTGSSASDATVEPDPIDTESETETETESDSN; via the coding sequence ATGGCACTTGCAACCACACCGCTGTTCGTCGGCGGACTGGGCGCTCCCGAAGTCGTGCTCATCTTCCTCGTGGTCGTGCTCCTCTTCGGAGCCAACAAGATTCCGAAGATCGCACGCTCCACCGGTGAGGCGATGGGTGAATTCCAGAAGGGGCGAGAAGAGGTCGAACAGGAACTCGAAGAGATTCGCGATGGCGCGTCGGTAGACGCTGGCTCCAGCAGCTCCGGCTCCAGCAGCACCGGCTCCAGCGCCTCGGACGCGACGGTCGAACCGGACCCGATCGATACGGAGTCCGAAACCGAGACGGAGACCGAGTCCGACTCGAACTGA
- a CDS encoding ATPase, T2SS/T4P/T4SS family, with amino-acid sequence MAVNDADGSEADQFEGTDESASTSGDGPPEGPVEGSDTRVGEYTWRDFMQEFGYEDEVSTLYAGVNRQTTEDSERLGLGNSEGEVATAPHGSAWDEVEFDPEVYLGYHPDELAEKITDHAGANGKWLWQEFAAYCDPETTPVVKDEWTWEHFKWEYHYEEDGSIPTDSAGEKVAFDEEEYLGFDVEDTEGVLSQADDFAQELDDLVEERTVNVTHEDEDEFFSTEAGNTTVVNRYDLEKAVPDEKKLHFREEERYWVNKPYAFVIIFHSEKENEKKYYAIEPHMNEIEDDLQEFMSGKLRTAIKYSDDEVTVEGDEDARRAVIDRETKRLLKRYDLFSGKTRGRGSSGGAGGIVQQIREMFDTADESESVDTVDGDEPTAEELDGIRARPEPAVVAENADTLNEYQVEKLLYLLKRNFIGYERIDPIKHDINVEDISCNGHNSPVFVYHSGYEQIISNIFHGHHELDDFVVKLAQRSGKGISKRRPQVDATLPDGSRAQLTLGREVSDHGTNYTIRQFNDVPFTPIDLINWNTFSLDEMAFLWLCIENHKSLIFAGGTASGKTTSLNAISLFIPSNSKIVSIEDTREVELPQRNWIASVTRPSFSEDSQGDVDEFDLLEAALRQRPDYIVMGEIRGEEGRTLFQVMSTGHTTYTTFHADSVGEVLKRFTTDPINVSKTMFTALDLVSIQTQTRVSGNKVRRNRNITEINHYDAENDEINVQDVYQWQAETDEFLKMGESNTLEEIEFDRGWNRERLENELFQRRVILAYLIKNGLSKYVEVAATVQAFVNDPETILALIANGQLEESLDDLREMESVYIDVDPEDEELVPRPDPDDETYNLAQDILERAEESLFEEYRDKELSGLGIESAISGSGMEEEADEIEAEPGDGDFDFGDSVGSDDDPFDLGDDDGEDFSFSGTDEEVEDGPSWLNDEGDGFDFGEDAGFGASSDDTAEAGADAEAGGGTEPAPAGTPELEAGTSAADEDATDDGVDGEVPVADASTTDDADGETLELEEGASDVSAEFPALDEGQEEPTAGGTDDGSTFDDGDDGPIFSDADDSGGESMFDAGVQDDAAAEPAASEADAPDASVEDATDPAAEEVGDADTAAVADDSGEAAADPASEPEDAPIDDEEAFFGGEDEQFFEEDDEEVDSIFGDESGGIFSGSDEDEAEDDGGMFGSALEESEEDADGMFDDSEDDDSIFGAADDATGGTDGEDSVFGDDGEEEGDDGDAE; translated from the coding sequence ATGGCTGTTAACGACGCCGACGGTTCCGAGGCGGATCAGTTCGAGGGGACTGATGAATCGGCCTCCACGTCGGGTGACGGCCCCCCTGAAGGTCCGGTCGAGGGCTCGGACACCAGAGTGGGCGAGTACACGTGGCGGGACTTCATGCAGGAATTCGGGTACGAGGACGAAGTCTCGACGCTGTACGCTGGCGTCAACCGACAGACGACGGAGGACTCGGAGCGACTCGGACTGGGCAACAGCGAGGGCGAAGTGGCGACGGCACCGCACGGGTCTGCGTGGGACGAGGTCGAGTTCGACCCCGAGGTGTACCTGGGCTACCACCCGGACGAACTCGCCGAGAAGATAACCGACCACGCGGGCGCGAACGGCAAGTGGCTCTGGCAGGAGTTCGCCGCGTACTGCGACCCCGAGACCACTCCAGTCGTCAAGGACGAGTGGACGTGGGAGCACTTCAAGTGGGAGTACCACTACGAGGAGGACGGCTCCATCCCGACCGACTCGGCCGGCGAGAAGGTAGCGTTCGACGAGGAGGAGTACCTCGGCTTCGACGTCGAGGACACCGAGGGCGTCCTGAGTCAGGCCGACGACTTCGCACAGGAGCTCGACGACCTCGTCGAGGAGCGCACCGTGAACGTCACGCACGAGGACGAGGACGAGTTCTTCTCGACCGAGGCTGGCAACACGACGGTCGTCAACCGGTACGACCTCGAGAAGGCGGTTCCGGACGAGAAGAAACTCCACTTCCGCGAGGAGGAGCGCTACTGGGTGAACAAGCCGTACGCGTTCGTCATCATCTTCCACTCCGAGAAGGAGAACGAGAAGAAGTACTACGCCATCGAGCCGCACATGAACGAGATCGAGGACGACCTCCAGGAGTTCATGTCCGGCAAGCTCCGGACCGCCATCAAGTACTCCGACGACGAGGTCACCGTCGAAGGCGACGAGGACGCCCGGCGGGCGGTCATCGACCGCGAGACGAAGCGGCTGCTGAAGCGGTACGATCTGTTCTCGGGGAAGACACGCGGGCGTGGCTCGTCCGGCGGTGCGGGCGGTATCGTCCAGCAGATCCGCGAGATGTTCGACACCGCTGACGAGAGCGAGAGCGTCGACACCGTCGACGGAGACGAACCGACAGCCGAGGAACTCGACGGTATCAGGGCACGTCCGGAGCCCGCCGTGGTCGCGGAGAACGCCGACACGCTCAACGAGTACCAGGTCGAGAAGCTGCTCTACCTGCTGAAACGGAACTTCATCGGCTACGAGCGCATCGACCCCATCAAACACGACATCAACGTGGAGGACATCTCCTGTAACGGGCACAACTCGCCCGTGTTCGTCTACCACAGCGGCTACGAGCAGATCATCTCCAACATCTTCCACGGCCACCACGAGCTGGACGACTTCGTCGTCAAGCTGGCCCAGCGCTCGGGCAAGGGCATCTCGAAGCGGCGACCGCAGGTCGACGCGACGTTGCCGGACGGTTCGCGTGCCCAGCTCACGCTCGGACGCGAGGTGTCCGACCACGGGACGAACTACACCATCCGTCAGTTCAACGACGTCCCGTTCACCCCCATCGACCTCATCAACTGGAACACGTTCTCGCTCGACGAGATGGCGTTCCTCTGGCTCTGCATCGAGAACCACAAGTCCCTCATCTTCGCCGGCGGTACCGCGTCCGGGAAGACGACGAGCCTGAACGCCATCTCGCTGTTCATCCCCTCGAACTCGAAGATCGTCTCCATCGAGGACACGCGCGAGGTCGAGCTGCCCCAGCGGAACTGGATCGCCAGCGTCACCCGTCCGTCGTTCAGCGAGGACAGCCAGGGTGACGTCGACGAGTTCGACCTGCTGGAGGCCGCACTCCGTCAGCGCCCCGACTACATCGTCATGGGTGAGATCCGTGGCGAGGAGGGTCGGACGCTGTTCCAGGTCATGTCGACCGGCCACACCACGTACACCACGTTCCACGCTGACTCCGTGGGCGAGGTCCTGAAGCGGTTCACCACGGACCCCATCAACGTCTCGAAGACGATGTTCACCGCGCTGGACCTGGTGTCCATCCAGACCCAGACGCGTGTCAGCGGCAACAAGGTCCGTCGGAACCGCAACATCACCGAGATCAACCACTACGACGCCGAGAACGACGAGATCAACGTCCAGGACGTCTACCAGTGGCAGGCCGAGACGGACGAGTTCCTGAAGATGGGCGAGTCGAACACGCTCGAGGAGATCGAGTTCGACCGCGGCTGGAACCGCGAGCGCCTGGAGAACGAGCTGTTCCAGCGCCGGGTGATCCTCGCCTACCTCATCAAGAACGGGCTCAGCAAGTACGTCGAGGTCGCCGCGACGGTGCAGGCGTTCGTCAACGACCCCGAGACCATCCTCGCGCTCATCGCGAACGGGCAGCTGGAGGAGAGCCTCGACGACCTGCGCGAGATGGAGTCCGTCTACATCGACGTCGACCCGGAGGACGAGGAGCTCGTCCCCCGACCGGACCCCGACGACGAGACGTACAACCTCGCCCAGGACATCCTCGAGCGCGCCGAGGAGTCGCTGTTCGAGGAGTACCGCGACAAGGAGCTCAGCGGCCTCGGCATCGAGTCCGCCATCTCCGGCTCCGGGATGGAAGAGGAGGCCGACGAGATCGAGGCCGAACCGGGCGACGGCGACTTCGACTTCGGCGACTCCGTCGGCAGCGACGACGACCCGTTCGACCTCGGGGACGACGACGGCGAGGACTTCTCGTTCTCCGGCACGGACGAGGAGGTCGAGGACGGCCCGTCCTGGCTGAACGACGAGGGCGACGGCTTCGACTTCGGTGAGGACGCCGGCTTCGGTGCGAGTTCGGACGACACCGCCGAGGCGGGAGCCGACGCTGAAGCGGGCGGCGGCACCGAACCGGCACCGGCGGGCACGCCGGAGCTCGAGGCGGGAACGAGTGCCGCGGACGAGGACGCGACCGACGACGGGGTGGACGGCGAGGTGCCGGTCGCCGACGCGTCGACCACCGACGATGCCGACGGCGAGACGCTCGAACTCGAGGAGGGTGCGAGCGACGTGAGCGCGGAGTTCCCGGCGCTCGACGAGGGCCAGGAGGAGCCGACGGCCGGCGGTACGGACGACGGGTCGACGTTCGACGACGGCGACGACGGGCCTATTTTCTCGGACGCCGACGATTCGGGAGGCGAGTCGATGTTCGACGCTGGCGTACAGGACGACGCGGCGGCCGAGCCGGCGGCATCCGAGGCCGACGCGCCCGACGCGTCGGTCGAGGACGCGACGGACCCAGCCGCGGAGGAGGTTGGCGACGCCGACACGGCAGCTGTCGCCGACGACTCCGGGGAGGCGGCCGCCGATCCGGCGAGCGAACCCGAAGACGCCCCCATCGACGACGAGGAGGCGTTCTTCGGCGGCGAGGACGAGCAGTTCTTCGAGGAGGACGACGAGGAGGTAGACTCCATCTTCGGGGACGAGAGCGGCGGTATCTTCAGTGGCAGCGACGAGGACGAGGCAGAGGACGACGGTGGGATGTTCGGCTCCGCCCTCGAGGAGAGCGAGGAGGACGCCGATGGGATGTTCGACGACAGCGAGGACGACGACAGCATCTTCGGTGCCGCGGACGATGCGACCGGTGGCACGGACGGCGAGGACAGCGTCTTCGGCGACGACGGGGAGGAGGAAGGCGACGACGGTGATGCGGAATGA
- a CDS encoding DUF7266 family protein codes for MIRQPTDDRGVSIALTHVLTIGITTVLVAGLLLGASGLLEERKTGAAQTELRTLGNRMAEDIANVDHEADGASGQIVLQTNHPSQVSGSGYAVSLYGTSAAECGTYQSNGDVACLVLESPQADVQIIVPFRATTPISESVVSGGDLFIVYDGSAISLSGQRPPALAPPAVPRVAEVRA; via the coding sequence ATGATACGACAACCGACCGACGACCGTGGTGTCTCCATCGCACTGACGCACGTCCTGACCATCGGCATCACGACCGTCCTCGTCGCGGGCCTGCTCCTCGGCGCGAGCGGCCTGCTCGAGGAACGCAAGACCGGTGCCGCACAGACCGAGCTGCGGACGCTCGGGAACCGGATGGCCGAGGACATCGCGAACGTCGACCACGAGGCGGACGGTGCGAGCGGCCAGATCGTACTGCAGACCAACCACCCGTCCCAGGTGTCGGGGTCGGGCTACGCGGTGTCGCTGTACGGGACCTCGGCGGCCGAGTGTGGGACGTACCAGAGCAACGGTGACGTGGCCTGTCTCGTGCTGGAGTCGCCACAGGCCGACGTCCAGATCATCGTCCCGTTCCGGGCGACGACACCCATCAGCGAGAGCGTCGTCAGCGGCGGTGACCTCTTCATCGTCTACGACGGCTCGGCGATCAGTCTCAGTGGCCAGCGGCCGCCCGCACTGGCACCGCCGGCGGTCCCGCGGGTCGCGGAGGTGCGTGCATGA
- a CDS encoding DoxX family protein: MATNQLSAGANTFESKLGGITVKGKAHSLSAWFVLALRLMMGYAFLYAGWDKVAAGGWTANGYIENVAAANGNPLEGMFAAMAASPMFMDFVNVAVPWGEVLIGLGLLVGALTRLAAFFGALMMLMFYFGNWSVEHGVINGDFAYMLVFLAIAAFGAGRILGLDTYIERYELGGEPLVEKYPSLRYILG; encoded by the coding sequence ATGGCAACCAACCAACTATCGGCCGGCGCGAACACGTTCGAGAGCAAACTCGGTGGCATCACCGTCAAGGGCAAGGCACACAGCCTGAGCGCGTGGTTCGTGCTCGCACTCCGGCTGATGATGGGGTACGCGTTCCTCTACGCCGGCTGGGACAAGGTCGCAGCCGGCGGGTGGACGGCGAACGGGTACATTGAGAACGTCGCGGCGGCGAACGGCAACCCGCTCGAGGGCATGTTCGCGGCCATGGCGGCCTCCCCCATGTTCATGGACTTCGTGAACGTCGCCGTCCCGTGGGGTGAGGTCCTCATCGGCCTCGGGCTCCTCGTCGGTGCGCTGACCCGCCTCGCGGCGTTCTTCGGCGCGCTCATGATGCTCATGTTCTACTTCGGGAACTGGAGCGTCGAACACGGCGTCATCAACGGCGACTTCGCCTACATGCTCGTGTTCCTGGCCATCGCGGCGTTCGGTGCGGGCCGCATCCTCGGCCTGGACACCTACATCGAGCGGTACGAGCTCGGTGGCGAACCCCTCGTCGAGAAGTACCCGTCGCTCCGCTACATCCTCGGTTGA
- a CDS encoding DUF7289 family protein — protein MNVLDDRSVSDVLAFVLVFSIIITSVGLVYSVGFSSLSDFQESEQKTNAARAFDAFSTVFDDVQEGRAVARNGEFRLNGGTIQLSRESEFEVWVNDSGGSTLWSGTNTTGSIQYTVDGTTIGYENGAAFRRDGDASAMFNEPSFLCQGDRAVVSLVVLTPKNATAQSGDGNVLVKARERSSEVLYSAQSSGSAAESVNVSFSDSTFGDAWGRYLVDNGWDDLGDGEYGCSADTVVVRVTVIAVEIPPPQ, from the coding sequence ATGAACGTCCTCGACGACCGCTCGGTGAGCGACGTGCTCGCGTTCGTCCTCGTCTTCTCCATCATCATCACCTCGGTCGGGCTGGTGTACAGTGTCGGCTTCAGCAGCCTGAGCGACTTCCAGGAGTCCGAACAGAAGACGAACGCCGCCCGTGCGTTCGACGCCTTCTCGACGGTGTTCGACGACGTTCAGGAGGGCCGGGCGGTCGCCCGCAACGGCGAGTTCCGGCTCAACGGCGGCACCATCCAGCTGAGCCGGGAGAGCGAGTTCGAGGTCTGGGTGAACGATTCCGGTGGGAGTACACTCTGGAGCGGGACCAACACCACGGGCTCGATACAGTACACCGTCGACGGCACCACCATCGGGTACGAGAACGGAGCCGCGTTCCGCCGGGACGGCGACGCGTCGGCGATGTTCAACGAGCCGTCGTTCCTCTGCCAGGGCGACCGTGCGGTCGTCTCACTGGTCGTCCTGACGCCCAAGAACGCGACCGCACAGAGCGGCGACGGTAACGTACTCGTCAAGGCCCGGGAGCGAAGCTCCGAGGTGCTGTACAGCGCACAGAGCAGCGGGTCGGCTGCCGAGAGCGTCAACGTCTCGTTCTCGGACAGCACGTTCGGCGACGCCTGGGGACGCTACCTCGTCGACAACGGCTGGGACGACCTCGGGGACGGCGAGTACGGCTGTTCGGCCGACACCGTCGTCGTCCGGGTGACGGTCATCGCCGTCGAGATTCCACCCCCACAGTGA
- a CDS encoding DUF7287 family protein produces MKTTGNTLQRGSDRGQTTQDFAVGISVFLLTVGFTFGFLPTLLSPFGSPVGDDITAKSDRVAGTMISDFTVDGEPRTLNATELDAFIQSNPTEEDLQEYFGLRASADINVTVMNVQEGGGRTVLQVNGNRTVAGDEYRSQTPAASTTRVILVSGSRCDVQCVLVVRVW; encoded by the coding sequence ATGAAGACGACGGGAAACACGCTCCAGCGCGGCTCGGACCGGGGACAGACCACGCAGGATTTCGCGGTCGGCATCAGCGTCTTCCTGCTGACGGTCGGATTCACCTTCGGCTTCCTGCCGACGCTCCTGAGCCCGTTCGGCTCGCCGGTCGGGGACGACATCACGGCCAAGTCCGACCGCGTGGCGGGGACGATGATCAGCGACTTCACGGTGGACGGCGAGCCGCGGACGCTGAACGCGACCGAGCTCGATGCGTTCATCCAGTCGAACCCGACCGAGGAGGACCTGCAGGAGTACTTCGGCCTGCGAGCGTCGGCGGACATCAACGTCACCGTGATGAACGTTCAGGAGGGTGGCGGCAGGACCGTACTGCAGGTGAACGGGAACCGGACAGTGGCTGGGGACGAGTATCGCTCACAGACGCCGGCAGCGTCGACGACGAGGGTCATACTCGTCTCCGGCAGCCGGTGCGACGTCCAGTGCGTGCTGGTGGTGAGGGTGTGGTGA
- a CDS encoding XapX domain-containing protein — MNATQVVLATLTGFTVGALFKFVEIPIPAPPNLAGIMGIVGIFLGFQVMSELGVTIDDLFTALGL, encoded by the coding sequence ATGAACGCCACGCAGGTCGTCCTCGCCACGCTCACCGGCTTCACGGTCGGTGCGCTGTTCAAGTTCGTCGAGATCCCCATCCCCGCCCCGCCGAACCTCGCGGGCATCATGGGTATCGTCGGTATCTTCCTCGGCTTCCAGGTGATGTCGGAGCTCGGGGTGACCATCGACGACCTGTTCACCGCGCTCGGGCTGTGA